In Peromyscus eremicus chromosome 15, PerEre_H2_v1, whole genome shotgun sequence, a genomic segment contains:
- the Becn2 gene encoding beclin-2, translated as MSPTFFLCQRCNQPLKLSQELSAMQKEPLKAQPCASTPTKTPVSAELQARTSSRPFPDYGRTSQESACCTFTLLGEFTTLRTLNTIQNTILETFEILSGQKDVDHPLCDECMDNLLRQLDAQLTLVESDNQKYRSFLERESLVSEEEKEAMHTELWAELRALEQEEARLAQELKDIDHHCARIAAELRAAQAESKALSQQEEQDWMDYSALKMDQLELMDQLSSVETQLAYAQRQLRHLRKTNIFNITFTISDEGPLGIINNFRLGCLPGIQVGWDEINAAWGQTALLLFSLAKIAGLQFQRYQLVPRGNHSYLKSLTGDGVLVLFSDGSHSVFLNNKFDRGMKAFLDCLQQFVEEVEKEEECFFLPYKIHVKEGMMEDSWGSGKCYSIRTHLNTEEEWVKALKCMLTNLKLLLAWAPLRYCCKKKPN; from the coding sequence ATGTCTCCCACCTTCTTCCTGTGCCAGCGCTGCAACCAGCCCCTGAAACTCTCACAGGAGCTCAGTGCAATGCAGAAAGAGCCCTTGAAAGCCCAGCCTTGTGCCAGCACCCCCACAAAGACGCCAGTCTCTGCGGAGCTACAGGCCAGGACCTCCAGCAGACCCTTTCCTGACTACGGCAGGACATCCCAGGAAAGTGCCTGCTGCACTTTCACTCTGCTCGGTGAGTTTACTACCCTGAGAACTTTGAACACTATCCAAAACACTATCCTAGAGACCTTTGAAATCCTCTCGGGCCAAAAGGATGTGGACCACCCGCTGTGTGACGAGTGCATGGACAATCTTCTGAGGCAACTAGATGCCCAACTCACTCTAGTTGAATCTGACAACCAGAAGTACAGAAGTTTCCTGGAGAGAGAGTCGCTGGTGAgcgaggaggagaaggaggccaTGCACACGGAGCTTTGGGCTGAGCTACGCGCTCTGGAGCAGGAGGAAGCAAGGCTGGCTCAGGAGCTGAAGGACATAGACCACCATTGTGCCAGAATCGCCGCCGAACTCAGAGCAGCTCAGGCGGAGAGCAAGGCGCTGAGTCAACAGGAGGAGCAGGACTGGATGGACTACTCTGCCTTGAAAATGGACCAGCTGGAGCTGATGGACCAGCTGAGCAGTGTGGAGACCCAGTTGGCATATGCTCAGAGGCAGCTGCGGCACTTGAGAAAGACCAATATCTTCAACATCACATTTACCATCTCGGATGAGGGTCCCTTGGGCATTATCAACAACTTCAGGTTGGGCTGCCTCCCTGGCATCCAGGTGGGATGGGATGAGATCAACGCTGCCTGGGGACAGACAGCCTTATTGCTCTTCAGCTTGGCCAAGATAGCTGGACTGCAATTCCAGAGGTACCAACTTGTTCCCCGCGGGAACCATTCCTACCTCAAGTCCTTGACTGGTGATGGGGTGCTGGTTTTGTTCTCGGATGGGAGTCACAGCGTCTTCTTGAATAACAAGTTTGACCGTGGGATGAAGGCCTTCCTGGACTGCCTGCAGCAGTTTGTGGAGGAggttgagaaggaggaggagtgctTCTTCCTGCCCTACAAGATCCATGTGAAGGAAGGTATGATGGAGGACTCCTGGGGCAGTGGGAAGTGCTACTCCATCAGAACCCACCTGaacacagaggaggagtgggtaaaggctcttaAATGCATGCTTACCAACTTGAAGTTGCTTCTTGCTTGGGCTCCACTAAGGTACTGTTGTAAGAAGAAACCAAACTGA